TTTAGCTTGAGTATGTTCTGTCTAGTACAGTTCATAATAGTTGCGATCTCTGGAATACCTACAACGTCAGGAGAGATGTAGTAAAGTTCTGAGTCAGGTATGACGCTTTTAACATTTTCAATTGCACTATAAACAGCCTCAATTGCACTATTAGAGCTACGAATAAAATCTAATCCTATATATCCACTCTGACCTATACCAAGTAAAGCGTCATCACATCCTGCTTCAAACAATCTATCTTCATAGATGCTTGGATCTGTTGTGTGGTCGGCTAATTTAAAATGTAGTGCAAAATCGTAGTCCTTCATAGTATTAAAATTTTATTGATCGGTATCTTGATCTTTATTTATGCAGCGGTCTACAATCCGTCGTATTTGTTTGGCATGATCTTGCGGATTTTTTGGCGTAGACCAAACACTCTCAAGACAAAACTTTCCACACCTACACTCAGGATCGTTATAAGGGCATTTCAGCCTAGCCCAAGCGTGTGAACTCGAACCAGCTTCTACAACCTCCCATCCATTCTCAACGGCATACTTTACAGCATCATTAATATGTTTATTGGGATGTTTTCTCACGTTTACGATTCAAATTATAATTTAAAAGTTGTCCAATGACAACCATAGTAAAAAGTACGCTGCCAGATTTTATCCTGTTAAACTGCCAATTCTCCTTGTAAAATTGTCTCTGACTGTTGTTCCATTGCAGCCAGACGAGAGATTTCCGACCAAGAAGTAACTAAACTGTTATACGAAATTGCTTCTTGTGTCCATCCTTGTCTGTCGCAAATTACATATAAGCGATAAGCTAAATCTCGACATATTTCGCTTTTGTCACCCAGTTGAGCCACTAGTAAAGCTGCACCAGTTTCTCCTTGTTTATCGAGGGTTTGAATCAGGTGTTGGGTAGCCTCCCAATCGGGAGTGCGATCGTCTTTAGCTGGATTCCAGTTTTCGGGTAGTTCTTCTCGTTTGAGCAGCCTTACTTTACCGTTTTTAGCTAACAGAATTCCTGCTTCTTCTAAACCTTTGATACTGGTATTTTTAGCTTTAGAAAGAGTTTCCGCATCGCCATATTGTCCTGGCTCAAATTGGTATTGTTCAAACCAAGTCAAAGCCCAACGAGTATCGGGGTCGAATTCTCCTTCCTGTTCGTTGAGGAATTCATCGATATAGGAGTTAATGATTTGTAAGGCGGTACGGACGCGCATAGGATTGCCATCTGCTTCTAATACTTTGCTGTAGCGTGAGAAAACTGACATTCCTAACCCAATACTGGCTTGAGCTAAATCTACTGGGGCGATATTTCCTTGTTGTAAGTTTTTTAAGTCGGTAGGAAATTCTGTTTGCAGTTGTTTGAGGAATTGGCGACGGGTAGCGGATGGTGAGTCATTTAGGCGGGGACGACAAACAAGAGCGATCGATGATGCAAGAACATTTGCACCATTACCAACCATACGATTACTTAATTCTGTACGCAAAGGCAAAGTCCCTGTGATAGAAAAACCTGCTTTGATAAGTCCTTCTAGCATTGTTTCCCAACCAGTTGAAGCTGTGGTTGAATTACCGTTTTTGCCATTAGTTTCTGTTTCTGTTTGTTTGAAAGCGTAATAAATAGTCAGAGGATATTTATCGCTTGCCATCTTACGCATTCGTTCAAATGCTTTATTTAATCCTTGCTCAAAAAATTCTTTGGCTTTTTGTTTACTACCACCGAAGCGATAGGGAGTAGCAACTAACTCTGGCTCTTTAGGTACAAGAAGAGTGCTAAATAAATCAGGATAAACTGAACCTAAAGAACGGCGCAGCAAGACATAAAAGAAATCTGAGAGGTCAGCGTAACCTATATTATCGTAGTAAGGTGGATCTGTTGAAACAACTATTGATTCTCGATAAATATTAGAAGTTGTCGCATCTATTTGGCTAACAAATCCATTTACCCAACAAGATGATTGCTCAAGTACTTTAGTTATCCAGTCTAATGCACCAAGAAAGTTACCTGTAGAATCGCTTAATGGATTAGCTTCTGCATAATCCCAAGTCATAGGGATAGCTTGACGAGCAAAAGTATTACGGGTACTGTCTCTACTAACATCCCATGAACAAATAGTAGAGTTTCTATCAGATAACCTATCAATAGCAAACGCCAAGTAAGTAGACACAGCATCAGCAATAGCAGTTGCATCTGTTCCACCTTGATTGAGAGATAAGTTATCATCAGTCATTTCTACTGCTACTACATCTTGTTTAATCTTTTCTCTGACTTCTTTTATCAAATCACTGAAAGTAGTTAAAGCAACAAGCTGGCGAGAGGTGAAAATTTCATGCCAATGAGTAATACCGTAACCGCGTCCACTTACCAAGTTGCTTGTTTCTTGGTTCATCTCTTCTTCTGGCTTCCACTTTGGCTTGGCACTCATAGCAATAGCTAATTGCTGTTCACTGGGAGATAAGTAAATTCGTCCTTTATCTCCTTCCGCTACAATCGCTATAAGTTGAGCATTGTTACGTTTAGTAATAAATTCAGCACGAATATCCTTTTCGTTAGCAACCTGATTGCATACCAAACAGCGAAACTTTGCACCTCGCCCAATTTTTGGTGGTTCAGGTGGTGTTCCTTTCCCTGTTTTTACTTCAAAGTTTACAATAGGTGGCTGCTGGCTACGATCTATAATTGGTTCTATCCAGGCTTCTTTTCCTTTTTTAGTCGATAGCTTAAAAGAACTTACTAAAGGCATCTGACAACCACAAGCAGGATTGGGACATTTAACCGTCCGCGCCCACAACCAAGCAATTACAGTAGCTTCACCACCATGTTCTTTTGGCAACTCAACCTGGGGATAAAGATGACCGATACGTTTTTTAGCTTCATCTCGCATCCACTTACCGTAATAACGCACATCTTCCGCTAATCCTTGCGCCCCTCGCCACTGGTTGATATCTTTAGTTTTTCGAGCTTCTGGATTAATTGATGGTTGATCTTTAAACTTAGGCGGAATTTCTATCAAAGCCTTGGTAATCAATACCGCTACAGGATTTAAGTCGCTTCCATGAGCTTCAATGCCCAATCTTTGAGCTTCTAAAGGGATCGAACCCCCTCCACAGAAAGGATCGTAAACTGGTGGAGCATATTCTTGCAGATATTTGCTGACTGCTTCAGGTTCGGTAGGTGGTTCATGTTTATTTTCCCAAGCCAAACAACGAGCTATTTCCTTTTGGGCTGCTTCAATGATGGGAGAGATGCCCCTTTTATCGGTTTTGATATCATCCCAGGATACCAAACCCTTTACTATCTGCTTATTGCCAACAGTTTCAATTTTGCCGATAAGATCGTGTAATCGCTGTCTTTCGACCTGTTGTTCTTCTTCTGTGGGAAACTTGTCAGGATGAGCCGAAGGATCATCAACCAATGAAGCGAATAATACCGCCCGACAAGCTGCTAGAGGTCTTCTTGCCCACCATAAATGTAGTGTAGAAGGATGCCCGTGCCGAATCGATTTTTCCCTGGCTGACTCTTGGTTAATTGCCTCAAGAGGCATGGAAACTTCGATTAGCTTTTTACGGTAAGACATAAAGTTGGCAGATAGAACAACCAACTATCATTGCTGCTTAGTTGAACTATCTACCTCAGTATTTTCTCAATAAAATTACTGTTCTCAGTAAATTTCATTAAATAAATTCTATTGCAGTGAATATCAATTTTCTTACCATAGTTAATTAAATTAATTATCGCTTTCTAAATTAAACAATTGCTGAAGAGATTTTTGTACGCGATCGCGATCGCTTGTGGCTAATTTACCAATCTTTTTAAGCACTAAATCATCATCTAGGGTAAACAATTTCATTCTGATAATCGATTTTGCTTTTAGTCCCGCACTCTTCAAATCTGTAATAGGTATATCTAAATCCCAAGAGGAATGAGATGCAGTGGTAATCATTGCCATGACACTTTTCTTAGTAGATTTATTAAATGCCGAAGCATCAGAAATAACTAAAGCGGGACGTTTTTTAGTAGCAGAACTGTCAGTAAAAGGAAAAGGTACAACTACCACTTCAAATTGTTTATAAGTCACGATAAGCTTCCTCATCAGCTTCCGATGACCATTCGCCCAGAGTAGCAGAAATTGACTCTAGATATTCCCAATCTAAGGTTGATAGTTTTTTGAGAACTACTTTTTCATCTTCTATTTCAAAGATAACGCGATCGCCTTTTTCAATCTCTAGTTTTTCTCTTACTCCTTGGGGAATAGTTGCTTGATACTTTTGAGTTACCTTGGAGGTTAATTTGCTTTTTGCGATCGCCATTATTAATCTTTACTTACTAAATATCTACTTTAGTTATACCGTAATACCGTATTACTTAAAAACCAAATTGAGGACTATCACTAAGGAAGAGGAGAAGTAAAAATGAGCAACACTTTAACACCAGCTAGGGCGATATCACCAGGGCGCATTTTACAGAGAGAATTAGATGCTCGTGGTTGGACTCAAAAAGATCTAGCATTGATTACCAATCTTTCATCACAAGCGATCGACGAAATCATCACAGGAACAAAGCAAATTACTCCAGAGACAGCTAGAGAATTATCGGCAGCGTTGGGAACTACTGCGGAATTTTGGACTGATTTAGAAGTAAATTATCGTCTAAATCTGGCAAAGAACGTTGACAGACTCTAAAACTTTAGTAAATGATTGACCCACAAATAATTATAATTTGAATGACCAGGATAAGAACGATTAAAGCCGATCTTCTAGATTTACTAGAGTATACAGAAAGCGAAGAACCTCAATTGCATCAAAAATTGCAAGAGATATAGACACAACTAGTATTGGAGTGAAGGGTATAGCAACTAGAAAAAAATCTCGTTTAATTAAAGGGAGTCTAGCAGCAACTCTTCAAGCATCTCACGCTGTTGATAATCTACAGGAAGCCAAGCTACAGAATGGCAACAATCCTAATTTTTGTTATTTTAGCGATATTGAAGAAAATTGGAATGATCTTGTAGAGCAAGAAAATTCAAGTGAAAAATTTGCTTCAAGCATTTAAACCAAAGAAACTTCAGCTTTTTTGCTAAGAATTGATTTAAGCCAGCCGATTGTTAAGTAAACTGCTTGATTGATTAGTAAGGTTTTTGACCTCGCTGTTTTAATTCCTGCAAATTATAATTAACACTTGTCACGCCAAAATCAGGCTCTTTCTGAAATGGCTGTCGGACATAGTGAACTACACAGCTATCATCTTGAACTTTGTAACTGCTAGATCGCTCTTTAACTTTCCAAGCATCACCTGCGTTAAATTCTTCAGATGGTGGAACTTCTACAATTGCCAAAATATAATGTTCGGGTTTATTTAAAGCAGTAATAATTTCGTTCTTGGTAACGGTAACTGTTTCCGCTCCTTTAATTCTGCCCTTGACTTCGATAAATCTCAACGCTCCTGTTTCGGGGATGCGGGACTCAATATCGTAACCACATTTAAGACTGCTGACATCTTTAGGTTCATAGCCTAATTTGCTCTCTGCTGCTATCACTGCATTCATGGCAAACATTTCTACTCGTTTGGTTTCCCTAGCAAACATTTGGGCTTGTGGTTCTCTTTTCCCCTGTAATCTCTGTAGCAAACCAACTGGCACAACTAATGCTCCTCCCGCTACTACAGGAGGTAAAGGAGATAAGCGTCTTTCTTGCTGTAATTCGTCGATACGCCGAGCTAATCTAGCCTGTAGTTCATCTGCTCTGGCTCTAGCTTTAGCCGAGTTAATCTTGGCATTAGTTTTACCTGCTTCTTCTTGTTGCTTAAGTTCGGCTGCGCGATAATCCCAGTAGTTGATTTCTTTGGTCAGCCTATCTTTGACTGCCACTAAAGTTTTATCGATAAGTTCTTCCTTGTGCTGCTTGACCTCTTGCAGATGTTGAGGAACTATTTGGGAAATGGCATATTTAGTTGCTTCGGTTTCAATATCTGTTGGTAAATTAGAGTCTTCTAAAAAGGTTTCGATAATGGTTTGTTCTGTTTCAGATAGGGGTCGATAATCAAGATAGGGAGCATAACCTGCATTACGGATTTGAACCTCACCCCCAGCCCCTCTCCTATGAGGAGAGGGGAGCAAGATAGGAAGAGGGGAGCAAATTTCTACATACTGCATTCGTCGAGAAACAATTCTCCTTTTCCCTGATATGTCGGTTTTAGCATCTTGGATCGAATGTTGGAGGGTAACTAAAACTCGGACTTCCTCACCAGGGTCATTTTCATCTATTAAAATACTTCCTTGCTTGAGTACATCCCGATGACGCTCTAAAGTTAAATCGATGGTGGAATCTAATAAGGGATGACCAGGGCAAATAAAAGCAGCTAAGGGCTTACCTGGAACGCTGATTAACTCCTTATCAAAACATATTCGTTCATAGCGAGTTAAAATCGGCTCTCTTGTTCCAATTTGACGACCACGATTGCGAATTAAAGCAGGAACATTGGTAATTTGGTAGCGTTTGGGTTCTCTTTGACGAATTACACCTCCTAAATGTTGGAAGGCTTCGATAAAGAATGAGCCGATAAAATGAGGTTGCAGCTTTCTAGCTTCGGCTCGTTCCATTTCTTCGCGAATGCGTTGAATTTTGGTGATATCCATCGCATCACGCGCCAATACTTTTTCTGAGAGAAGTTCTTGTAACCGTTCTCGATTTAAACGATTGGCTACTACCTGTTCTAATTTAGCTCTCGTTTCTGGTAAATCTCCGTAACGGATAGCTTCGATTAATAATTGTCGTAGCTCAACGCCATCGATCGCTTGACCCAGAACATCAAAAACTTTTCCCCCTAATGCTTTTTGTTCTATTTCTAGTTTCCTTAGTAGCTTGAGATATACATCTCCTTCTCTAGTTTCTGCTGCTAATAAATTCCAAAGGTGACAGACTTCGGTTTGTCCAATACGATGAATCCGTCCAAATCGTTGTTCTAAGCGGTTGGGATTCCAGGGCAGGTCATAATTAACCATTAAATGCGCCCTTTGTAGATTTATCCCTTCTCCCGCAGCATCAGTGGCAATTAATACCTGGATGTCTGGATCTTGGGTAAAGGCTTCTTGTGCCTTACGTCGTTCTTCTCTCCCTGAACCACCACTGATAGTTACTACCGTTTCTTGTTTGCCAATGAGATTGCGAATTCTATCAGCTAAATAGTTAAGAGTGTCCCGATGTTCGGTAAAGATGACTAGTTTGCGTCGATGCCCCCTGACATCAAATAATTCTGCTTCATTTTGCAGGATGCGACTCAGTTCTTCCCACTTCCGATCCGTGCCACTAAGCTTAACCTGTAAGGCTATTTTCTCCAGCTTTTGTAGTAATTCTATTTCTACCTTAAGCTCTGCTATAGTACGGGCAGCAGTAGCCTGGTCAACTAATTCTTCTTCAGTGGCTTCTCGTTCGTCATTGAGCAGGTCATCTTCAAAGTCCTCCCAATCTTCTTCTTTAACTCCTGGTAAGTTTTGCCAATCTAGCTCTACTTCCTGTCCTCGTTTAACTAATTCTTCCTCTTTAAGCCGTTTGTGTAATCTTTCTCGTCTTCTCTTCAAAGATTGATATATAGCTTCGGGAGAAGAAGCTAATCGACGTTGCAGGATAGTTAAAGCAAACCCCACTGTGCCTTTTCTACCATTATTACTTAAGGCATCGGCGCGGTTAAATTCTTCCCGCACGTATTCGGTAACTGCTGAATATAATTTAGCTTCTAAATCCGACAGATGGTACTCGACAGTATAGGCTTTCCGTTCGGGGAATAGAGGTTTGCCATCGAACTTGAGCAGGTCTTCTTTAACCAATCTCCGCATCAAGTCAGAGGTATCTACTGTATGTACTCCATCGCGGAATTTACCTTCAAAGCGATCGCCATCCAATAATGCCATAAATAACTGAAAGTCCGCCTCTTTGCCATTGTGAGGCGTAGCAGTTAGTAGCAAAAAGTGACGAGTCAAACTAGATAATAGTTTGCCTAGCTTGTAGCGTTTGGTTTCTCTAATGTCACCGCCATAAAAAGCAGCAGACATCTTATGTGCCTCATCGCAGACAATTAAATCCCAATCGGTTTGCTCCAGTTTGGCTTGCAAATCATCATTACGACTTAGTGTGTCTAAACGAACAATACATAAAAGCATTTCGGCAAAAGCATTTCCACTACGGGCTGTTTCAAGGCGATCGTTTGTGAGAATATCAAAAGGTAGATGGAATCGTCGATCTAGTTCATCTTGCCATTGGGTAGCTAGTGAACCTGGGCAGACAATTAAACACCGATTTAAGTCCCCTCGAATCCGTAATTCAGAAATTAGCAATCCTGTCATGATGGTTTTTCCTGCTCCAGGATCGTCTGCTAGTAAGAAGCGTAACGGCTGACGGGGTAACATATCACCATAAACCGCAGTAATCTGGTGGGGTAAAGGTTCAACTAGAGAAGTATGCACCGCCAGCATGGGATCGAACAAATGAGCTAACTGAATACGCTGGGCTTCACTGACTAAACGTAAGAGTCTGCCATCACCGTTAAAACTCCAAGGCAGAGATGAAGTAACAATTTCTAGTTCATGCTCGCGATCGCGATAAATTAATTCACTATCAATATTACCGCTAGCTTCTTTGTAAATTAGCTCAATTACATCTGAACCATACCATTTTGCCTCAACAACAGTTACCGATTGAGTAGGCAATACTCCTCTTACGGTTGTCCCTTTAGTTAAATCCTCTAATCGCATTTCCTAGCTACCGCAGACTCTAAACTTTTTCTAAAGTAGCCGATTATTTGGGGAATTGAATGTAAATTACTGATAAAGAGCGATCGCACAGCATATCCTGAAGGGCTAATCACCTTGGTCTTACGGACTCAGAACCTTGCGGTTAAACTTTATTGGAGTCCAAGCCCCCAAAAGAATAAAACTCGCCCAATAGTATTGTCATTAATTTGGTTGCCAGATGCTTGATTGGATTTAGTTTCAGAAGATTGAGCAAAAAATTTTGGGATGTCTTTGTGCGATACTCTAGATGTCAAGAGCAAGAAATGGTATGAACCTCTAAATTCACATTTAATTGTTTACGTAAGACGGTAAAAATAGCCGTTAAATTATTCATGGTAGGATTGCCTTTAGCAGATAACATTCTGTGCAGACTTTTGCTCGGCAATGAAGTCTCACAAGCTAATGCTTCAAAACCTGTAGTTGCATTGACTAAATCTCTCAAAATCAGTCTGGCTGTTTCTGGTTCACCGTTAAGAAAAAGAGAAGCTGCTTCATCTAGTAATGCTTTGGCAAATTTAGGCTCTCTTTGAACTCTAGCATTAACCGTTTCTCTAAAATCTCTAGTTATAGGCATAATATTTATTTTTGTTTCTTTTTAGATTCTTTAATTCGTCTTTTATATTCTTGACATAACTCTTTGGCTCGGTTGATATCAGCTTGTTGCTTTTTCTTTGTTCCACCACCAAATAAGACTATAAGTTGCTTGCCGAACTGTGCTAGATAAATTCGATAACCAGCCCCCCAATCGATCCTATATTCATTAATGCCATCAAACCACCTACTTATTTAAGGTATTTTCTGCTTCTAAACGAGCAACGACAATCTGCCATGCCGTATTTCTATAGCTGGTGATTCAAAATTATTAATGCTATCAATCCAAAAAGAGTGATCACTGGAAAAATCCAAGCGATCATTATCGTTTGATGAGCATACCTTGTCGCTTCTTGCGTCTGAATCACTAATTGTTGCTGCTTCTTGAGCAAAACCGAAGTCGAGTTAACCAAGCCAGTCGAAATAGTCTTCAAATTCAGATGCTCCTTGGTCAATCCCTCCAAGACTTGAACCAGCTTCGTATCTAACTTCTGTTGATTCCTCTGAACACCCTGTAACTGACTCTGCAACTGCTCATTAATCCAATGAGAAACATCAACCACCTGCGTTGTATAAGCTTCTGCCGACTCCTCCAGCTCCATTTTCGCCCTAACTATCTTCTCCCCCGAACCACCCAACACCTCAACCGCAGCAATATTTTGTGCCACACAGAAATAAAAATCAAACAACTCATTATCCACAAAATACTGATTATCCAAAAGCCATTGAGATACTCGCTCTCTAATACCCTGAGCTTCATTTTTTAATCGTTCATCAACCCATACTCGCAATTCATCCTGTTGCTGAGACAAAGTTGGCTTCTTCAAATAAGTCATTAATCCAACCTCAGACTTTCAACATTAAAACCAGCAGTTTCCAACCCAGCATATACCCGTCGCAGATAGCCCCTTAACCCAGCCAACTGAGCCGTACTAAACTCGCCATATCTTCTCGCTTCAGTAAAACTCAGCGCATTTTTATATACCGTTGTGGCAGTATCCAACCTCAACTTCGGCAAGTCAATCACCTTCAACTGAGATTCAGCCATCAACTCAGTCGTAATAAAAGAATCAAAACTTGACCAGTCTTCACACCTGCCAAAATTCCTCACCAAGACATGAGTCGCATTATCGCCAACAAACTCCAGCGTTCTTAAAAACCCTTCATAACATTCAATCGAATCATCTAGCACATACCAATTCTGAATCTCTACCCCCAGATCCTTGGCAGCCTCTAAAATATCGCTAGCCGTTAACCAATGATTAAATGCTTCCTCCACATTCCCAGGCAAATCCACCAACACCAATTTCTCTAAAGCCAAGTCCAAAATTTGGTCAGGTATTTTCAGATTCCGATCCAGTTCACTAAAGCGAGTCGGTAAGGCAAACTCAGGATAGGCTTTCAAAAAACTCTCTTGTCTATCCGCATCCACCCCATAGAAATCTAATCCAGACTCTAAACAGTAAGCCGCCTTTAATTTAGATAGCAATGTCTTGCCCACACCACCTTTCTTACAATTAGAAATCTGAATCCCTGGACGAGTAGCAATTAATTCAGATGTTGATTCTTCTATTTGGGTCTTAACTGTCATAATGTCTAACTATTTACTCGCAAATAACTTATCTACCGCTGAGCGCTTTCTATCTGATTGACTTATTTCAGTACTCGCATCGTCTCCAATTTTTTCAAGCTGTTCTGGGGGCAATACCGAATTAACAGTACGAGGTATTTGTATTCCTTCTGCTTCTTGGTTTAAAGAACGACGATATTCAGTGTGATATTGCTTGAGTGTTGCCGAACTAATCTTGACTCCACTTTCGCTTATCGATTCAGCCAAGTCATCATATTCACATCCCCTTGCTAAAGCTGCCTCAATTCTCAGATGTAACTTAGCCACCAACTTTCTCAAATATCCAGGCTGAGTTGCTTTGTTCTTCGTCTTATCTAACTTACGGGCGATCGCTTTTTCCAGGGGACTTAATTCAGACTGATTCATTTCAAGTTTTTAGTACTTAATCTTCATTCATTGTGCCAAATATTCAAGCAGTTCAACAAATTATTTAAATAAAAAAGATTCACTTTCAGTGTGATAGATTAGCTTTGGTATGACTAGTTATATACTGGTCAAAATTTCACACCTGATGCACCCTTTGTGAGCATAAATAAAATACACGTATTTTTTAAATAAATATAGATTGGGTATTTTTGGTTATCTTTAAACATCAATAATAAGATATGTAAAATAGCTTTTAAATAATAGTTTTAACAGCTTAAAAATGTCACCATCAAAATAGATTAAGCAAGAATAAGAATTTTTATCCAAATGGTTTGCTCGATTGGGAGACTCTACGCCAAAGTAAACGACTATGCGACTGATAATTACTACACTCAAAACCAAGGATTAACTAATAGTCAATGGTATGGACAAGGTGCAGCAATACTTGGTCTTAATGGTCAAGTTTTAACGACAGAATACAACAACGCCTATCAAGGATTAGATACTCAAGGTAATCCCCTTCGGCAAAGACAGTCGGGAAAAAAATATAATCCAGGCAGAGATATTACCCTCTCTGCTCCTAAGTCTGTCTCACTACTAGGGCTAGTTAAACAAGATAAAGCCGTAATCGAAGCTCATCAACAAGCAGTAAAAACTACTCTTGCTTATCTAGAGCAGAACTGTATCTTTACTAGAACAGGAAAAGGGGGAGCTAATCATCTTCAGACAGATAATGCCTTGTTCGCTGTTTTCCAACATGACGATAATCGCAATCAAGATCCTCAACTCCATAGTCACTGTGTGGTTTTTAATCAGACCAAAGGAGCAGATGGAAAATGGCGATCGATGGATAATCGCGAGCTATATCAACAAAAGATGACGATAGGCATGGTCTATCACCATGAACTAGGGCGAGGACTTCAAGCTCTCGGATATGAACTGAACTGGAATCGCGATGGCACGTTTGATGTTAGGGGTTATAGTCCAGAACAGCTAAAGAAATTTAGTACTCGCAAACAAGAAATAGAACAAGCAGTAGGGCATGAGGCTAATGCAGTAGCCAAAGCTAAAGCCTGTACCAAGACTCGTAGAGATAAAGTACACCAAGAAGAGTCAGAAAGAGAGGAACTCAAACAAGCATGGCAACAAAGAGCCGAACAGTTAAATATTAGACATCCTGAAGTTAACGCTCGCCCTCAGCAGGTTAGTAACTTAAAAGATCGAAGCAAGCTAGTTAGTGAAGCTATTGAGATAGTTACAGAGCGTCAAGTAGCTTTTCCCAGACATATACTCCTGAAAGAAGCACTGCGACAATCTCAAGGAAACTATAGTTTGGATGACTTAGAAAAAGAAATTGATCGCCATAAGAGTTTAATCAAAACTCAAGATGGAAGATTAACAACGGAAGCAGCTATTAATCGAGAACAGCAGATTCTTAATTTGGCTAGCAACGGCAAAGATAAATATCCGACTCTAGCCAATATAGAAACTGCTCATCAACAAGCTCAGAAACTACGGCTAAATAAAGCCCAGGCAAATGCCTTAAATCATTTTGTTCATAATCGAGATGGCGTAATGCTCTGTCAGGGAGA
This sequence is a window from Pleurocapsa minor HA4230-MV1. Protein-coding genes within it:
- a CDS encoding DNA-binding protein; amino-acid sequence: MKDYDFALHFKLADHTTDPSIYEDRLFEAGCDDALLGIGQSGYIGLDFIRSSNSAIEAVYSAIENVKSVIPDSELYYISPDVVGIPEIATIMNCTRQNILKLKNNHMDTFPFPINSDGKSLNWHLAEVLKWYQSTGKSIDTALLEVAEFAMQFNLEKQNQNLNCDRNLKEKARALVC
- a CDS encoding DUF1156 domain-containing protein codes for the protein MSYRKKLIEVSMPLEAINQESAREKSIRHGHPSTLHLWWARRPLAACRAVLFASLVDDPSAHPDKFPTEEEQQVERQRLHDLIGKIETVGNKQIVKGLVSWDDIKTDKRGISPIIEAAQKEIARCLAWENKHEPPTEPEAVSKYLQEYAPPVYDPFCGGGSIPLEAQRLGIEAHGSDLNPVAVLITKALIEIPPKFKDQPSINPEARKTKDINQWRGAQGLAEDVRYYGKWMRDEAKKRIGHLYPQVELPKEHGGEATVIAWLWARTVKCPNPACGCQMPLVSSFKLSTKKGKEAWIEPIIDRSQQPPIVNFEVKTGKGTPPEPPKIGRGAKFRCLVCNQVANEKDIRAEFITKRNNAQLIAIVAEGDKGRIYLSPSEQQLAIAMSAKPKWKPEEEMNQETSNLVSGRGYGITHWHEIFTSRQLVALTTFSDLIKEVREKIKQDVVAVEMTDDNLSLNQGGTDATAIADAVSTYLAFAIDRLSDRNSTICSWDVSRDSTRNTFARQAIPMTWDYAEANPLSDSTGNFLGALDWITKVLEQSSCWVNGFVSQIDATTSNIYRESIVVSTDPPYYDNIGYADLSDFFYVLLRRSLGSVYPDLFSTLLVPKEPELVATPYRFGGSKQKAKEFFEQGLNKAFERMRKMASDKYPLTIYYAFKQTETETNGKNGNSTTASTGWETMLEGLIKAGFSITGTLPLRTELSNRMVGNGANVLASSIALVCRPRLNDSPSATRRQFLKQLQTEFPTDLKNLQQGNIAPVDLAQASIGLGMSVFSRYSKVLEADGNPMRVRTALQIINSYIDEFLNEQEGEFDPDTRWALTWFEQYQFEPGQYGDAETLSKAKNTSIKGLEEAGILLAKNGKVRLLKREELPENWNPAKDDRTPDWEATQHLIQTLDKQGETGAALLVAQLGDKSEICRDLAYRLYVICDRQGWTQEAISYNSLVTSWSEISRLAAMEQQSETILQGELAV
- a CDS encoding type II toxin-antitoxin system PemK/MazF family toxin gives rise to the protein MRKLIVTYKQFEVVVVPFPFTDSSATKKRPALVISDASAFNKSTKKSVMAMITTASHSSWDLDIPITDLKSAGLKAKSIIRMKLFTLDDDLVLKKIGKLATSDRDRVQKSLQQLFNLESDN
- a CDS encoding AbrB/MazE/SpoVT family DNA-binding domain-containing protein; protein product: MAIAKSKLTSKVTQKYQATIPQGVREKLEIEKGDRVIFEIEDEKVVLKKLSTLDWEYLESISATLGEWSSEADEEAYRDL
- a CDS encoding DUF3883 domain-containing protein translates to MRLEDLTKGTTVRGVLPTQSVTVVEAKWYGSDVIELIYKEASGNIDSELIYRDREHELEIVTSSLPWSFNGDGRLLRLVSEAQRIQLAHLFDPMLAVHTSLVEPLPHQITAVYGDMLPRQPLRFLLADDPGAGKTIMTGLLISELRIRGDLNRCLIVCPGSLATQWQDELDRRFHLPFDILTNDRLETARSGNAFAEMLLCIVRLDTLSRNDDLQAKLEQTDWDLIVCDEAHKMSAAFYGGDIRETKRYKLGKLLSSLTRHFLLLTATPHNGKEADFQLFMALLDGDRFEGKFRDGVHTVDTSDLMRRLVKEDLLKFDGKPLFPERKAYTVEYHLSDLEAKLYSAVTEYVREEFNRADALSNNGRKGTVGFALTILQRRLASSPEAIYQSLKRRRERLHKRLKEEELVKRGQEVELDWQNLPGVKEEDWEDFEDDLLNDEREATEEELVDQATAARTIAELKVEIELLQKLEKIALQVKLSGTDRKWEELSRILQNEAELFDVRGHRRKLVIFTEHRDTLNYLADRIRNLIGKQETVVTISGGSGREERRKAQEAFTQDPDIQVLIATDAAGEGINLQRAHLMVNYDLPWNPNRLEQRFGRIHRIGQTEVCHLWNLLAAETREGDVYLKLLRKLEIEQKALGGKVFDVLGQAIDGVELRQLLIEAIRYGDLPETRAKLEQVVANRLNRERLQELLSEKVLARDAMDITKIQRIREEMERAEARKLQPHFIGSFFIEAFQHLGGVIRQREPKRYQITNVPALIRNRGRQIGTREPILTRYERICFDKELISVPGKPLAAFICPGHPLLDSTIDLTLERHRDVLKQGSILIDENDPGEEVRVLVTLQHSIQDAKTDISGKRRIVSRRMQYVEICSPLPILLPSPHRRGAGGEVQIRNAGYAPYLDYRPLSETEQTIIETFLEDSNLPTDIETEATKYAISQIVPQHLQEVKQHKEELIDKTLVAVKDRLTKEINYWDYRAAELKQQEEAGKTNAKINSAKARARADELQARLARRIDELQQERRLSPLPPVVAGGALVVPVGLLQRLQGKREPQAQMFARETKRVEMFAMNAVIAAESKLGYEPKDVSSLKCGYDIESRIPETGALRFIEVKGRIKGAETVTVTKNEIITALNKPEHYILAIVEVPPSEEFNAGDAWKVKERSSSYKVQDDSCVVHYVRQPFQKEPDFGVTSVNYNLQELKQRGQKPY
- a CDS encoding transcriptional regulator, with protein sequence MPITRDFRETVNARVQREPKFAKALLDEAASLFLNGEPETARLILRDLVNATTGFEALACETSLPSKSLHRMLSAKGNPTMNNLTAIFTVLRKQLNVNLEVHTISCS